Genomic window (Xylanimonas protaetiae):
ATCCTCGACGAGCCGACGCGTGGCATCGACGTCGGCGCGAAGTACGAGATCTACGGCATCATCAACGCCCTCGCCGACGCCGGGAAGGCCGTGATCGTCATCTCGTCCGAGCTCCCCGAGCTCATCGGCACGTGCGACCGCATCTACGCGGTCGCCGAGGGCCGGATCACGGGCGAGGTGCCGCGCGCGCGCGCCACGCAGGAAGAGCTCATGCGCTACATGACCATGGAGAAGGCCCCCGCTCGCTCGGCCGCGGCCACGGAAGGAAACCAGGAATGAACGTCATCCGCGAAGCGCTGGGCCGCAACGTCCGTCAGTACGGCATCGTCGGCGCCCTCATCGTCATCGTCCTCTTCTTCCAGTGGCAGACCGACGGCCGTCTGCTCATGCCGAACAACATCGCGGCGCTCGTGCAGCAGAACGCGTACGTGATGATCCTCGCGATCGGCATGGTCGCGGTCATCGTGGCCGGGCACATCGACCTGTCGGTCGGCTCCGTCGTCGCCTTCATCGGCGGCCTGACGGCGATCATGCTGGCGCACTGGGGCTGGCCCGTCCCGGTCGCGATCCTCGCGGCCCTCGTGGTCGGCGCCCTCGTCGGCTGCTGGCACGGGTTCTGGATCGCTTACGTCGGGGTCCCGGCGTTCATCGTGACACTCGCGGGCATGCTGCTCTTCCGTGGCCTCGCGATCTTGCTCGTGGGCCAGACGGTGGCCACCGGGTCGCCGTCGTTCAACCAGATCGGCAACGGCTCGCTGCCCAACTTCCTCGGCTTCGCCGGCAACCTCGACGTCGTGACCATCGTCATCGGCGCCATCGCGATCGTCGGCCTGGTCTTCTCGCAGCTCCGCGCGCGCCGCGCGATGATCTCGCACGGCCTGCACACCGAGGCGTGGGGCGCGTTCGTCGCCAAGAACGTCGTCATGGCCGTCTTGATCGGCCTGGTCGCCTGGCGCCTGTCGCTCTCGACCGGCGGCACGCCGATCATCCTGATCGTCGTCGGCGTCCTGATCCTCGGCTTCACGTTCGTGCTGAACCGCACGCGGTTCGGCCGGCACGTGTACGCCGTGGGCGGCAACCGCAACGCCGCGATCCTCTCGGGCGTCAACACCAAGCGCACCGACTTCCAGATCTTCGTCAACATGGGCCTCCTCGCCGCGGTCGCCGCGATCGCGACGACGGCTCGCGCCGGCTCCGGTGTGGCCGCCGCCGGCCAGAACTTCGAGCTCGACGCCATCGCCGCCTGCTTCATCGGTGGCACCGCCGTCACGGGCGGCGTCGGCCGGATCTCGGGCGCCATGGTCGGCGCGCTCATCATGGGCGTGCTCAACATGGGCCTGTCGATCCTCGCGGTGGACCCCGCGTGGCAGCAGGCCATCAAGGGCCTCGTGCTGCTCGCCGCCGTCGCGCTCGACATCGTCTCGAAGCGCCGGGGCGCGCTCGTCTGACCTGTACCGCACCTCACGCACCGTGCCCGGCGCCACCCCTGTGGTCGCCGGGCACGGTGCGTTACCCTGTGACGGTCGCGACTGGCGCAGCCCCGTGGGTCCACAGGCACCGGGGCGGGTGGGTCACCACCAGGGAGCGACAACGCTGTGCAGACGACGGGTCGAACGCCTGGGCCCGGGGTCGCCATGTCCACCGTCCGTCACAGCGGCGCGCGTCCGCTGTGCTCCGCAGCAGGGAGACGCTCATGAGCGCACACACCCCCGACCCCCTCCTGACCGGCAACATCGCCGACGTCGACCCCGAGATCGCCGCCGTCCTCGACGGGGAGCTGGCCCGCCAGCGCGACACCCTCGAGATGATCGCGTCCGAGAACTTCGTGCCCACCGCCGTCCTCCAGGCGCAGGGCTCGGTGCTCACCAACAAGTACGCCGAGGGCTACCCCGGCAAGCGCTACTACGGCGGCTGCGAGCAGGTCGACGTCGCGGAGAACCTCGCGATCGCTCGCGCCAAGTCCCTGTTCGGCGCCGAGCACGCCAACGTGCAGCCGCACGCGGGCGCCCAGGCCAACGCCGCCGTGCTGCACGCGCTGGCCACGGCCGGCGACCGCATCCTCGGCCTCGAGCTGGCCCACGGCGGCCACCTCACGCACGGCATGAAGATCAACTTCTCGGGCCGCCTGTACGACGTCGCCTCGTACGGCGTCGACCCGCAGACGTACCGCGTCGAGATGGACGAGGTGCGCAAGAAGGCCATCGAGCACCGTCCCGAGGTCATCATCGCGGGCTGGTCCGCCTACCCGCGCCACCTCGACTTCGCCGCGTTCCGCGAGATCGCGGACGAGGTCGGCGCCAAGCTTTGGGTGGACATGGCCCACTTCGCCGGCCTGGTGGCCGCGGGCCTGCACCCGTCGCCCGTGCCGCACGCCGACGTCGTGTCGTCCACGGTGCACAAGACGATCGGCGGCCCCCGCTCCGGCTTCATCCTCTCGAAG
Coding sequences:
- the mmsB gene encoding multiple monosaccharide ABC transporter permease encodes the protein MNVIREALGRNVRQYGIVGALIVIVLFFQWQTDGRLLMPNNIAALVQQNAYVMILAIGMVAVIVAGHIDLSVGSVVAFIGGLTAIMLAHWGWPVPVAILAALVVGALVGCWHGFWIAYVGVPAFIVTLAGMLLFRGLAILLVGQTVATGSPSFNQIGNGSLPNFLGFAGNLDVVTIVIGAIAIVGLVFSQLRARRAMISHGLHTEAWGAFVAKNVVMAVLIGLVAWRLSLSTGGTPIILIVVGVLILGFTFVLNRTRFGRHVYAVGGNRNAAILSGVNTKRTDFQIFVNMGLLAAVAAIATTARAGSGVAAAGQNFELDAIAACFIGGTAVTGGVGRISGAMVGALIMGVLNMGLSILAVDPAWQQAIKGLVLLAAVALDIVSKRRGALV
- the glyA gene encoding serine hydroxymethyltransferase gives rise to the protein MSAHTPDPLLTGNIADVDPEIAAVLDGELARQRDTLEMIASENFVPTAVLQAQGSVLTNKYAEGYPGKRYYGGCEQVDVAENLAIARAKSLFGAEHANVQPHAGAQANAAVLHALATAGDRILGLELAHGGHLTHGMKINFSGRLYDVASYGVDPQTYRVEMDEVRKKAIEHRPEVIIAGWSAYPRHLDFAAFREIADEVGAKLWVDMAHFAGLVAAGLHPSPVPHADVVSSTVHKTIGGPRSGFILSKEQWAKKIDSAVFPGQQGGPLMHVVAAKAVAFKIAASDSFKDRQERTLRGAQIIASRLSEPDVAAAGASVLTGGTDVHLVLVDLRRSALDGQQAEDLLHDAGITVNRNAVPFDPRPPRVTSGLRIGTPALATRGFGDAEFTEVADIIAVALRDGAAADVDALSARVDALTADFPLYPDLVQY